A genomic segment from Tuwongella immobilis encodes:
- a CDS encoding HD-GYP domain-containing protein, with product MSDSRVLLNRISTFRRKLEQMPTLTENDLSREELTHLEEQAGPDAPLDEQVDLANRQQALLERSLRTLQSTSEAVAEAMPSALTARARRLMEEGRALIAELRPFADEPLLAGPPHASDDIDPLAAFYRELVSMAEVSLRMVVTFPESPSAQMRLSEGLESVIVAIRERLAGLRLAISDRRTDHQRIDTLCGLLLALDRGSKPMLADFARLAQAILDDAHAGKPMRFLHDAPAATQAFAGGVTFPAPLRFIACHALTTAQVMARLIGTSTEWGCTPVEAVMLCLVHDVGMARVPVELLAQPGPLSIEQKRQIEAHAHVSADLVATHLPELAGLADAIATHHERMDGTGYPQGHHGDQIAPLSRLLAVADEYAARVCSRAHRPAYDPRTALTDTLMEADHNKLDRAAAERLFLLAFYPVGTLVELNDGRIARVLANPHRPGEYPEPAQPVVAVVGNNRGEMLPSPQPLDLLAQEGPTILRSLTMEQRAGLIGRRYPEWI from the coding sequence ATGAGCGACAGCCGAGTGCTTCTGAACCGGATCAGCACGTTTCGCCGCAAGTTGGAGCAAATGCCGACCTTGACGGAAAACGACCTGAGCCGCGAAGAACTCACGCACCTGGAAGAACAGGCCGGGCCTGACGCTCCGTTGGATGAGCAAGTCGACTTGGCGAATCGTCAACAAGCCCTGTTGGAACGCTCGCTGCGCACGCTGCAATCGACCAGCGAAGCGGTAGCCGAAGCGATGCCCAGTGCGTTGACGGCTCGCGCTCGTCGGTTGATGGAAGAAGGCCGGGCGCTGATCGCGGAATTGCGACCATTCGCCGATGAGCCACTGCTTGCCGGTCCGCCGCACGCCAGCGACGACATCGACCCGCTGGCCGCATTCTACCGCGAATTGGTCTCCATGGCGGAAGTGTCGCTGCGCATGGTGGTTACGTTCCCGGAATCGCCCAGCGCCCAAATGCGGCTCAGCGAAGGGCTGGAATCGGTGATTGTCGCCATTCGGGAACGTCTGGCCGGACTGCGACTCGCCATCAGCGATCGCCGCACCGATCATCAACGCATCGACACACTTTGCGGCTTACTGCTCGCACTGGATCGCGGCAGCAAACCGATGCTGGCCGATTTCGCCCGACTCGCCCAAGCGATTCTGGACGATGCCCACGCCGGGAAACCGATGCGGTTTCTGCACGATGCCCCGGCCGCCACACAAGCCTTCGCCGGGGGCGTCACCTTCCCCGCGCCGTTGCGATTCATCGCCTGCCACGCCTTGACCACCGCCCAAGTCATGGCCCGACTCATCGGCACCAGCACTGAATGGGGCTGCACACCCGTTGAAGCCGTGATGCTCTGTCTGGTGCATGATGTTGGCATGGCCCGAGTGCCGGTGGAACTGCTCGCCCAACCGGGGCCGTTGTCGATCGAACAGAAACGCCAGATCGAAGCGCATGCCCATGTGTCGGCAGATTTGGTCGCCACGCATCTGCCGGAACTCGCGGGATTGGCCGACGCCATCGCCACGCATCATGAACGCATGGATGGAACTGGCTATCCGCAAGGGCATCATGGCGATCAAATTGCGCCGTTGTCGCGGCTGTTGGCGGTGGCGGATGAATATGCCGCTCGGGTCTGTTCGCGGGCTCACCGCCCAGCGTATGATCCCCGCACCGCGCTCACCGACACGCTGATGGAAGCCGATCACAACAAACTCGATCGCGCGGCCGCCGAACGGCTGTTTCTGCTGGCATTCTACCCTGTCGGCACGTTGGTCGAACTCAACGATGGTCGCATCGCTCGCGTGTTGGCCAACCCGCATCGACCGGGCGAATATCCCGAACCGGCCCAACCGGTGGTTGCCGTCGTGGGGAACAATCGCGGCGAAATGCTCCCCTCCCCGCAACCGCTGGATCTGCTGGCCCAGGAAGGCCCGACGATTCTTCGCTCGTTGACCATGGAACAACGGGCGGGCCTGATCGGACGTCGCTATCCCGAATGGATTTGA
- a CDS encoding DUF4198 domain-containing protein: MLSQRILNGGMLTLLMGLSLGMTGCGDPYKLVPAQGVVQIDGKPAGNITVQLMPDSLRGAEGPTSFGTTDATGKFTLRTYDGRDGAVIGPHLVTLVDNDEERPAQGKAPTRAPRLASRFAIPSPKGISVEVKEGGEPLTITASAR; encoded by the coding sequence ATGCTATCGCAACGGATTCTGAACGGTGGAATGCTCACCCTGTTGATGGGGCTGAGTCTTGGCATGACCGGCTGCGGCGATCCCTACAAACTCGTCCCAGCCCAAGGCGTGGTGCAGATCGATGGCAAACCCGCAGGGAATATCACCGTGCAGCTCATGCCGGATTCCCTGCGTGGGGCGGAAGGGCCAACGTCGTTCGGCACCACCGATGCCACGGGAAAGTTTACCCTGCGGACCTACGATGGCCGCGATGGAGCCGTGATCGGGCCGCATCTGGTCACGCTGGTGGATAACGACGAGGAACGCCCCGCCCAGGGTAAAGCCCCCACCCGCGCCCCACGATTGGCCAGCCGATTCGCCATTCCCTCACCGAAGGGAATCTCCGTCGAAGTCAAAGAAGGGGGCGAACCGCTCACGATCACCGCTTCCGCCCGCTGA
- a CDS encoding N-formylglutamate amidohydrolase: MISLRWLRRAFAAIGLILMVVSVSRSADPMPILPSDRVTVQRGEIPIILTAPHGGTLELPNVPERKGIGLEKGAKGFFTGRDTGTEELVADLSAAIEKRFGKKPYLIAARFHRKFIDPNRPPEIAYESPNAKPFYDQFHDSVADACKQVQGKFQRGLLLDLHGQGSKRDTIFRGTQNGKTVKLLIDRYGKKAQVGPESFFGFLAKHGCTVYPTDDGKEQAGFTGGYIVQTYGSHTGYGIDAIQLECGADYRLKDVRKPAAEKIADSVVDYAIRYLDWKFPEKPTATPAPVVPK; this comes from the coding sequence ATGATTTCACTTCGTTGGCTGCGGCGTGCGTTCGCCGCGATCGGACTGATTTTGATGGTGGTGAGCGTGTCTCGATCGGCAGATCCCATGCCAATTCTGCCCAGCGATCGTGTCACGGTGCAACGGGGGGAAATTCCGATTATCCTCACCGCCCCGCACGGGGGAACGCTGGAATTGCCGAATGTCCCGGAACGCAAAGGCATTGGTCTGGAGAAGGGGGCCAAGGGATTTTTCACCGGGCGGGATACCGGAACCGAGGAATTGGTCGCCGATTTGTCGGCGGCCATCGAGAAGCGATTCGGCAAAAAGCCGTATCTGATCGCCGCTCGATTCCATCGCAAATTCATTGATCCGAATCGGCCACCGGAAATTGCCTACGAAAGTCCCAACGCGAAGCCGTTTTATGACCAATTCCATGATTCCGTGGCGGATGCCTGCAAACAAGTGCAGGGGAAATTCCAACGCGGATTGTTGCTGGATCTGCACGGCCAGGGATCGAAGCGCGATACGATCTTTCGCGGAACGCAAAATGGCAAAACGGTGAAACTGCTCATCGACCGCTATGGCAAGAAGGCCCAAGTCGGGCCGGAGAGTTTCTTTGGATTTCTGGCCAAGCACGGCTGCACGGTTTACCCCACCGATGATGGCAAGGAACAGGCCGGATTCACCGGTGGATACATCGTGCAAACCTATGGTAGCCACACGGGTTACGGCATTGATGCGATCCAACTCGAATGCGGGGCGGATTATCGGCTGAAGGATGTGCGCAAGCCCGCGGCAGAGAAAATCGCCGATTCCGTTGTCGATTATGCGATTCGCTATCTGGATTGGAAGTTTCCCGAGAAGCCGACCGCGACGCCTGCTCCGGTTGTCCCGAAATGA
- a CDS encoding RidA family protein — MSRRLISSGSPFEAEIGYSRAVVDGDWVFVSGTTGFNYQTMTISESLVEQTEQCLKNIEAALQQAGSSLADVVRITYVLPDASEFQSIWPVLKKYLGDVRPAAMVMSAGLLDAKMKIEIEVTARIGSGSRKVS; from the coding sequence ATGAGTCGTCGATTGATTAGTTCAGGGTCGCCGTTTGAAGCCGAAATCGGATATTCCCGCGCGGTGGTGGATGGCGATTGGGTGTTTGTGTCGGGCACCACGGGGTTCAACTACCAAACGATGACCATCTCGGAATCGTTGGTGGAACAGACCGAGCAGTGCCTCAAGAACATCGAAGCCGCGCTGCAACAGGCCGGATCGAGTTTGGCCGATGTGGTGCGAATCACCTACGTTCTGCCCGACGCCAGCGAATTCCAATCGATTTGGCCGGTGCTGAAGAAGTATCTGGGTGACGTCCGCCCCGCAGCGATGGTGATGTCGGCCGGGCTGTTGGATGCCAAGATGAAGATTGAAATCGAAGTGACCGCGCGAATTGGCTCCGGCTCCCGCAAGGTGAGCTAA
- a CDS encoding sigma-54-dependent transcriptional regulator, whose protein sequence is MANSAPTPNTSSANASPTAISDEPLRVLVIDDESFHAETVAESLERHNYICTVATSGKAGAAKIEQDDFDVVLTDMKMGDLDGLAIVRKVKQHLPEAEVVVITGFGDVKTAVQAIKEGASQYLLKPIDLGELRAMVDKSAMRLRLARANRELRQQLEEKFGYEGVVGNSPKMHRVIAQLKAYSSTNATVLILGEAGTGKELAAKALHVNSPRKNKPFVAMNCAALNENLLDDEMFGHEPGAYTGGDRLRKGRFEYANGGTLFLDEVGDMPLTLQAKLLRVLENHEVYRIGSNDPIKVDVRLISATNRNLESMVEEGKFRRDLYYRLRVGTVKLPALRERKEDIPLLVSHFLKDFNQRHNKKVMGISEGVRRAFASFDWPGNVRELRNTIESMVVLDTDGTLNTDDLPDMDGFQSAGGAAESAPKGADELVGRPLSEVERFYMEKALELTQGNREEAAKMLGIGERTLYRVIQDWKLQDKIKQALADANGDMDAAAASLGMKADQLERKLKKLGVRDEE, encoded by the coding sequence ATGGCAAACTCTGCCCCGACTCCCAACACGTCCTCCGCGAACGCCTCGCCGACGGCGATCAGCGATGAGCCGTTGCGGGTGCTGGTCATCGATGATGAAAGTTTTCACGCGGAAACCGTCGCCGAAAGTCTCGAGCGACACAATTACATTTGTACCGTCGCCACCAGTGGCAAAGCCGGCGCGGCCAAAATCGAGCAGGATGATTTCGATGTCGTCCTCACCGATATGAAGATGGGCGATCTGGATGGGCTGGCGATTGTCCGCAAAGTCAAGCAGCATCTGCCCGAAGCAGAAGTGGTGGTGATTACTGGCTTTGGCGATGTCAAAACCGCCGTGCAAGCCATCAAAGAAGGCGCATCGCAATACTTGCTCAAGCCAATCGATTTGGGCGAACTGCGGGCGATGGTCGATAAGTCGGCGATGCGACTGCGATTGGCCCGTGCCAACCGCGAACTGCGTCAACAACTCGAAGAGAAATTCGGGTACGAAGGCGTGGTTGGCAATAGCCCGAAGATGCACCGAGTCATCGCGCAGTTGAAGGCGTATTCCAGCACGAATGCGACCGTGTTGATTCTGGGCGAGGCGGGGACCGGCAAGGAATTGGCGGCCAAGGCGCTGCATGTGAATTCGCCCCGAAAGAATAAGCCGTTCGTGGCGATGAATTGTGCCGCGCTCAATGAAAATTTGTTGGATGATGAGATGTTCGGCCACGAACCCGGAGCCTACACCGGGGGCGATCGCCTTCGCAAAGGGCGGTTCGAGTATGCCAACGGCGGCACGTTGTTTCTGGATGAAGTGGGCGATATGCCGCTGACGCTGCAAGCCAAGCTGCTGCGGGTGTTGGAGAATCACGAGGTCTACCGAATTGGCTCGAATGATCCCATCAAGGTGGATGTGCGGCTGATTTCGGCGACGAATCGCAATTTGGAATCGATGGTGGAAGAGGGGAAATTCCGCCGCGATTTGTACTACCGGCTGCGAGTGGGGACGGTGAAACTCCCCGCGTTGCGAGAACGCAAGGAAGATATTCCGCTGCTGGTGAGTCATTTTCTGAAGGATTTCAACCAGCGGCATAACAAAAAGGTGATGGGAATTTCCGAAGGGGTGCGTCGGGCGTTCGCCAGCTTCGATTGGCCGGGCAACGTCCGCGAGTTGCGCAATACCATCGAAAGCATGGTGGTTCTCGACACCGATGGCACGCTGAATACCGATGATCTGCCGGATATGGACGGCTTTCAATCGGCGGGTGGGGCAGCGGAATCGGCTCCCAAGGGGGCGGATGAACTGGTTGGGCGGCCACTGTCGGAAGTCGAGCGGTTCTACATGGAAAAAGCCCTGGAATTAACGCAGGGCAACCGCGAAGAAGCGGCCAAAATGTTGGGGATCGGCGAACGAACCCTGTATCGCGTGATTCAAGATTGGAAGTTGCAAGACAAGATCAAACAAGCACTCGCGGACGCCAATGGCGATATGGACGCCGCCGCCGCGAGCCTGGGAATGAAGGCCGATCAACTCGAACGCAAACTCAAGAAGCTGGGCGTGCGCGACGAAGAATGA
- the mutL gene encoding DNA mismatch repair endonuclease MutL produces the protein MPRIQQLTPAVVSQIAAGEVIERPSSVLKELLENSIDAGSTRIDIELEQGGTERLCVFDNGCGIFADDLPLAFSSHATSKLTHADDLFKIGTLGFRGEALASIGGVARVLLQSRPPECDHGAEIRCEGGELGTIRPWNGAVGTRIEVKHLFFNTPVRKKFLRAIPTELGHIIDTVIRLAMAYPTLHLTLKHNGKLIHEIPATMGLTERIGMFFGGDVRESLREIRSNPGGMVDLWGYIADPSCDRGNAKLQYLYVNGRWIRDRSLSHAIQEGYRNLIMVGRYPIAFLFLDIPPDQVDVNVHPTKAEVRFRDSGALFSLIRQTIAKTLLGSNAIPALTVPAQPSAKSSGANSPAQSVPASGNIAGTIPPKPLPPMPESPPLPWERPTPRSESRPVPKDYPLPAFLKDLPPNRPVVGESLTESANQPISVREDGEIVSHEPTLPTATPTLPDSPSAEQPADSSPVAFPEVRTAPDWGLPDPPQIAAKPLLEVAAGAIAPANGAGNQRAIQIHDSFLVVETPEGMLVIDQHALHERILFEQLQRRVRSGSLERQRLLIPEPIELPGGQAAVVLEYREELLDLGLEISEFGGGTILLESYPVLLHRSTPSAILQGAIDCLLAKDRPPTRDQLFNHLLATMACKAAVKAGDRLTPEEIQALMAQRQLAEDSTHCPHGRPTSLVFSRQELEKQFRRI, from the coding sequence ATGCCGCGCATTCAGCAACTCACCCCGGCTGTCGTCAGTCAGATTGCCGCCGGGGAAGTCATCGAGCGTCCCTCCAGCGTACTCAAAGAATTGCTCGAGAATTCCATCGACGCTGGCAGCACCCGCATCGACATCGAATTGGAGCAGGGGGGCACCGAGCGACTCTGTGTCTTTGACAACGGCTGCGGCATCTTCGCCGACGATCTGCCGCTGGCATTCTCCAGCCACGCCACCAGCAAACTCACGCATGCCGATGATCTGTTCAAGATCGGCACGCTGGGATTTCGCGGCGAAGCGCTGGCTTCGATTGGCGGCGTGGCGCGGGTGTTGCTGCAATCGCGGCCGCCGGAGTGCGATCACGGAGCGGAAATCCGCTGCGAAGGCGGCGAACTTGGCACCATTCGACCCTGGAACGGAGCGGTGGGCACCCGAATCGAAGTCAAGCATCTGTTCTTCAATACGCCGGTACGCAAGAAGTTTTTGCGGGCGATTCCGACCGAGTTGGGCCACATTATCGATACCGTCATCCGCCTGGCGATGGCGTATCCGACCCTGCATTTGACGCTCAAGCACAACGGCAAACTGATTCATGAAATCCCCGCGACGATGGGTTTGACCGAGCGAATCGGCATGTTTTTTGGCGGCGATGTGCGGGAATCGCTCCGCGAAATCCGCTCCAATCCCGGCGGCATGGTCGATCTGTGGGGGTATATCGCCGATCCATCGTGCGATCGCGGCAACGCCAAACTGCAATATCTCTACGTCAACGGCCGCTGGATTCGGGATCGCAGTCTGAGCCACGCCATTCAGGAAGGCTACCGCAATCTCATCATGGTGGGGCGGTACCCCATCGCGTTTCTGTTTCTGGATATTCCGCCGGATCAGGTGGATGTCAACGTCCACCCGACCAAGGCAGAAGTGCGGTTTCGCGATTCCGGGGCGTTGTTTTCGCTGATTCGGCAAACGATTGCGAAGACGCTGTTGGGGTCGAACGCCATTCCCGCGCTGACGGTCCCCGCGCAACCGTCGGCGAAGTCGAGCGGGGCAAACTCGCCGGCGCAATCGGTGCCCGCGAGTGGGAATATCGCCGGGACGATTCCGCCGAAGCCGTTGCCGCCGATGCCAGAATCACCACCGCTGCCCTGGGAACGCCCCACGCCCCGTTCGGAATCGCGGCCCGTGCCCAAAGATTATCCGTTACCGGCATTCCTGAAGGATTTGCCCCCAAATCGGCCTGTGGTCGGCGAAAGTCTGACGGAGTCGGCGAATCAGCCGATTTCGGTACGCGAAGATGGCGAGATTGTCAGCCATGAGCCGACTTTGCCGACCGCGACGCCGACTTTGCCGGATTCGCCGAGCGCCGAGCAGCCTGCGGATTCATCGCCAGTGGCGTTCCCGGAGGTGCGGACGGCTCCCGATTGGGGATTGCCCGATCCGCCGCAGATTGCCGCGAAGCCGCTTCTGGAGGTGGCCGCCGGGGCGATTGCCCCTGCGAACGGGGCGGGAAATCAGCGTGCCATCCAGATTCACGATTCGTTTCTGGTTGTGGAGACGCCGGAAGGGATGCTGGTGATCGATCAGCATGCGTTGCACGAGCGGATTTTGTTCGAGCAATTGCAGCGTCGGGTGCGCAGTGGCAGTTTGGAGCGGCAACGGCTGCTCATCCCCGAGCCGATCGAACTCCCCGGCGGACAGGCGGCGGTTGTGCTGGAATATCGCGAAGAATTGCTCGATTTGGGGCTGGAAATCTCCGAATTTGGCGGGGGCACCATTCTGCTGGAATCGTATCCGGTGCTGCTGCATCGCTCGACGCCGTCCGCGATTCTGCAAGGGGCAATTGATTGCCTGCTGGCCAAAGATCGGCCCCCCACGCGCGATCAGTTGTTCAATCATCTGCTGGCAACGATGGCCTGCAAAGCGGCGGTCAAAGCTGGGGATCGACTCACGCCGGAAGAAATCCAGGCACTCATGGCCCAACGTCAACTGGCGGAGGATTCCACGCATTGCCCGCACGGGCGGCCCACATCTTTGGTGTTTAGTCGACAGGAATTGGAGAAACAATTCCGCCGAATCTGA
- a CDS encoding inositol monophosphatase family protein — protein MLDPTTLEDYLAAAEEAARRAAVVLHEWRKRFQVREKSPADLVTDADVASQTLIKAYLQERFPGHGFLGEEGAEIDPVTRELKPLPADAPPTWIVDPIDGTANYVHDVPFYCISIGLWLQGDLRVGVVYDPRMNEMFSAAQGLGAKLNGEPIHVSPITTLRESMLSTGFPADPTRSMKNVNWWRKFTERTQSLRRTGSTALNMAYVAAGRFDAYWAFDNFVWDVAGGVVLVREAGGQITLVDGGAYDPFRYDIIATNGAIHAECLEVLKDPPENL, from the coding sequence ATGCTCGACCCGACGACGCTCGAGGATTATCTGGCCGCCGCGGAAGAAGCGGCCCGACGTGCGGCGGTAGTGTTGCACGAATGGCGGAAGCGATTCCAAGTCCGTGAGAAATCGCCTGCCGATCTGGTGACCGATGCCGATGTCGCCTCGCAAACGCTGATCAAGGCGTATTTGCAGGAGCGATTCCCCGGGCACGGGTTTCTCGGTGAAGAAGGAGCGGAGATTGACCCCGTCACGCGGGAACTCAAACCGCTCCCAGCCGATGCTCCCCCCACTTGGATTGTGGATCCCATTGATGGCACCGCGAACTACGTTCACGATGTGCCGTTTTATTGCATCTCCATCGGCTTATGGTTGCAAGGCGACCTGCGCGTGGGGGTGGTCTATGATCCGCGAATGAACGAAATGTTCTCCGCCGCACAGGGGTTGGGTGCCAAGCTCAACGGCGAACCGATTCACGTCAGCCCGATTACCACGCTGCGCGAATCGATGCTCTCCACCGGCTTCCCCGCCGACCCGACCCGCAGCATGAAGAATGTGAACTGGTGGCGGAAGTTTACCGAACGCACGCAATCGCTGCGGCGGACGGGTTCCACGGCGTTGAACATGGCCTACGTCGCCGCTGGCCGATTCGATGCCTATTGGGCGTTTGACAATTTCGTCTGGGATGTTGCCGGTGGTGTGGTGCTGGTCCGCGAAGCGGGCGGGCAGATTACGCTGGTCGATGGTGGGGCGTATGATCCGTTCCGATACGATATCATCGCCACCAATGGGGCCATCCACGCGGAATGTCTGGAAGTGCTGAAAGATCCGCCTGAAAATCTGTAA
- a CDS encoding serine/threonine protein kinase, with amino-acid sequence MDEAIINQPILGTTRYRIVRRVMGLRSSGQTAVFEAIDRETGQIVALKQWFFRRAEDAERATAFVQQSRQLLGEFGDHLVRIRDVLDLPQHPTWVMDWVEGRSLAACLARSDRIGAGEVLRIGREIAHGLAQLHAAGQCHGDLRPEHCWLCDAGTPFARSGSVRLLDYGMGAFAPRDSTADSAPAPRHFYRAAECWSPASPNDWEAHSIDCTGRTASGHGSPQADWFALGVILYRAFTGRFPFEGRTLAALEAAIRRGQPIPIRRFRRDLPHSVCQRVQSLLSVDPDRRGKSSMQLAADLEREAARLLSGESDRYRWRTVLFPIGVMAILLGGLAGWQSRKLPSAVSQDGAGAAIATHSESVAPEIQHVNAAPQFWNGRHSRVALHLTADDLEHWAMECDASEFRVVAITGWSWDGEERFSAAAVANPQRVSWLIRHRDNADLQTVSGLRTQGYQPLAIRSYRRENQIWRAAIWTNALPRVPVFYCSGEAVLRRTWADLRKRGLTPIHLGASDLGRAAVQFDLTATAAAGIEDWHVECGLTNMQAQEWHRQHLPPRADGWRLQSMAAYRSTDATADAEPRYALLAHREIGGASASAAVWGFSPAEFFAECQQQDSAGWQLAGLTCHAEAAGLRFSAIWHRD; translated from the coding sequence GTGGATGAGGCCATCATCAATCAGCCGATTCTCGGGACGACACGCTATCGAATCGTGCGGCGGGTGATGGGGTTGCGTTCCAGTGGGCAAACGGCCGTCTTTGAGGCCATCGACCGCGAGACCGGGCAAATCGTTGCCCTCAAGCAATGGTTCTTTCGTCGGGCGGAAGATGCGGAGCGAGCGACGGCGTTTGTCCAGCAATCGCGGCAATTGCTGGGCGAATTCGGCGATCATTTGGTGAGGATTCGCGATGTGCTGGACCTGCCGCAGCATCCGACCTGGGTGATGGATTGGGTCGAAGGCCGGTCGTTGGCCGCGTGCCTGGCCCGAAGCGACCGCATCGGCGCGGGCGAGGTTCTGCGCATTGGGCGTGAGATCGCCCACGGCTTGGCCCAACTCCACGCCGCCGGGCAATGCCATGGCGATTTGCGACCGGAACATTGCTGGCTGTGCGATGCCGGAACTCCTTTTGCCAGAAGCGGATCGGTGCGATTGTTGGATTACGGCATGGGCGCATTCGCACCCCGCGACAGCACCGCCGACTCCGCTCCCGCCCCGCGACATTTCTATCGTGCCGCCGAATGCTGGTCGCCCGCATCTCCCAATGATTGGGAGGCGCATTCGATCGATTGCACGGGCCGAACTGCAAGCGGCCACGGCAGCCCCCAGGCCGACTGGTTCGCGCTGGGGGTGATTCTGTACCGAGCGTTCACGGGGCGATTCCCGTTCGAGGGGCGAACCCTGGCCGCGCTCGAGGCGGCGATTCGGCGTGGGCAGCCGATCCCGATTCGCCGATTTCGCCGGGATTTGCCGCATTCGGTCTGTCAACGGGTGCAGTCGCTGCTGTCGGTCGATCCGGATCGACGGGGAAAGAGTTCCATGCAGTTGGCCGCCGATTTGGAACGCGAGGCCGCACGGCTGCTGTCCGGCGAATCCGACCGTTACCGCTGGCGGACGGTTCTTTTCCCCATCGGTGTGATGGCGATTCTGCTGGGTGGACTGGCGGGATGGCAGTCGCGGAAGCTCCCTTCGGCGGTGTCGCAGGACGGGGCAGGGGCGGCGATCGCCACGCATTCGGAATCGGTCGCTCCTGAAATTCAGCATGTGAACGCTGCGCCGCAATTTTGGAATGGGCGGCATTCGCGGGTGGCGTTGCATCTCACGGCCGATGACCTGGAACATTGGGCCATGGAATGCGATGCGTCGGAATTTCGCGTGGTGGCGATTACGGGATGGAGTTGGGACGGCGAAGAACGCTTCTCGGCGGCGGCGGTCGCGAATCCGCAGCGGGTGAGCTGGTTGATTCGACATCGAGACAATGCCGACTTGCAAACGGTGAGTGGGTTGCGGACGCAGGGGTATCAACCGTTGGCGATTCGTTCGTATCGGCGGGAGAATCAGATTTGGCGTGCCGCGATTTGGACCAACGCGCTGCCTCGAGTGCCGGTGTTCTACTGTTCGGGCGAGGCGGTGCTGCGGCGGACGTGGGCAGATCTGCGCAAGCGGGGGCTGACGCCGATTCATCTCGGGGCCAGCGATTTGGGGCGAGCCGCGGTGCAATTTGATCTCACGGCAACGGCGGCGGCTGGAATCGAGGATTGGCATGTGGAGTGCGGTCTGACGAATATGCAGGCGCAAGAATGGCATCGGCAACATCTCCCGCCCCGAGCCGATGGCTGGCGGTTGCAGTCGATGGCGGCGTATCGTTCCACTGATGCAACTGCAGATGCCGAACCACGATACGCACTGTTGGCCCATCGGGAAATCGGCGGCGCATCCGCATCGGCGGCGGTCTGGGGATTCTCGCCCGCGGAATTCTTCGCGGAATGTCAGCAGCAGGATTCCGCCGGGTGGCAGTTGGCTGGGCTGACGTGCCATGCGGAAGCGGCGGGGTTGCGATTTTCGGCAATTTGGCATCGCGATTGA
- a CDS encoding DUF1559 domain-containing protein has protein sequence MRLRMRPGFTLIELLVVIAIIAILIGLLLPAVQKVRDAAARMSCQNNLKQLGLGAHNFELTEGSFPSGYTQDRIPAPSGAFQGHSAFYFLLPYIEQQNLFTSMDAAVPLNNRSATAGIRAGAVVKTYICPSDVGVATGQPLPFPSTGTPTEFYGATSYRLNGGSRPIFATSATNDGVFMATGSAARRATGAPAGNRVRITEILDGTSNTLMFGEMHHFDPNFDSFTAIGYNSGSTIAGWSRWYPAGGDAGLGNLMFGAFAPINYRTPFAAGGAGAPGSQGAWFIFQDQRLNALGSGHTGGANVCFSDGSVRFLTDRTPQTTLALMCQRADGQVIPE, from the coding sequence ATGCGCCTGCGCATGCGCCCAGGGTTTACCCTGATCGAACTGTTGGTTGTGATTGCCATCATCGCAATCCTGATTGGTTTGCTGTTGCCGGCAGTCCAAAAAGTCCGAGACGCCGCCGCTCGGATGTCCTGCCAAAACAATCTGAAACAACTCGGATTGGGAGCCCACAACTTCGAACTCACCGAAGGTTCGTTCCCTTCCGGCTACACGCAAGACCGAATTCCCGCGCCGTCTGGCGCATTCCAAGGGCACTCGGCGTTCTACTTCCTGTTGCCGTATATCGAGCAACAGAATCTGTTTACGTCAATGGATGCCGCCGTGCCGCTGAATAATCGCTCGGCAACAGCTGGAATTCGAGCCGGAGCCGTCGTCAAGACGTACATCTGCCCCAGCGATGTGGGCGTGGCAACCGGCCAGCCGCTGCCGTTCCCCTCGACCGGGACGCCGACGGAATTTTACGGTGCCACTAGCTATCGCCTCAACGGTGGTTCGCGGCCCATCTTCGCCACCTCGGCCACCAACGACGGCGTCTTCATGGCCACCGGCAGCGCGGCACGCAGGGCAACGGGCGCTCCCGCCGGAAATCGCGTGCGCATCACCGAAATCCTCGACGGTACCAGCAACACCCTCATGTTCGGGGAAATGCACCATTTCGACCCGAATTTCGATTCGTTCACTGCCATCGGCTACAACAGCGGTTCCACGATCGCTGGCTGGTCGCGCTGGTATCCGGCAGGTGGTGATGCCGGCTTGGGCAACCTCATGTTCGGCGCATTCGCCCCCATCAACTACCGCACCCCGTTCGCAGCCGGTGGCGCTGGCGCACCTGGATCGCAAGGGGCATGGTTCATCTTCCAAGATCAACGCTTGAACGCATTGGGCAGCGGTCACACCGGCGGCGCAAACGTTTGCTTCTCCGATGGTTCGGTCCGATTCCTGACCGATCGCACCCCGCAAACCACGCTCGCCCTGATGTGCCAACGTGCCGATGGTCAAGTGATCCCCGAATAA